GGTCGTAGGTACCCGCCAGAGTCATGAGGTTCTTACCCACGTTGCTCTGGGAATCGCCAAGGGCAGGACGATTCTTCACCTTCTCACGAGTATAGTTGGCGGTGAAGTCGAAGTCAACAGGACCTGCGGAGGTATTAACACGGAGGTTGAAGTTGTCACGACTCATATTGGTGTTAGGCAGGATGTCCTTGTTGCGCATATCGGTAACAGAGAAACGCATACCCGTCTTACCGGAATTAACAGAGAGGATGGCAGAGTTTTGGGTGGTGAAACCTGTGCGGAAGAAATCGGAGGCGTTGTTAGGGTGCATCAAGAATGGACGCTCCTCACCATCGAAATACTTGAACATGAAATCATCGGCCTTAGGTCCCCAACTGGTATTGGTACCAGAGGTGCTGGATGCAGGAAGCTCGCCATTGTAACCAGCGCCATATATCTCCTGGATGTCGTCCCACTTAGCCAACTGGGTATCGACAGTGTAAGAACCATTGTACTCCACGGAAATCTTATCCTTCTCCGCCTTCTTGGTCGTAATCAAGATAACACCGTGGGAAGCACGGCTACCATAGAGGGCAGAGGCAGCAGGACCTTTCAATACGGTCATCGTCTCAATATCATCAGGGTTGATGGCAGAGATTCCATCACCCAGATCATAACCGCCACTTTCACCAGCACTGCCAAAGTTTGTATTATCCAAAGGCACACCATCCACCACGTAGAGAGGCTGGTTGTTGCCTGCCATTTCTGTATTACCACGAAGGAGCACGCGGGTAGAACCAGAAGCACCGCCAGCCGTATTCTGCACGACGAGACCAGCCACCTTACCAGAAAGAGAGTTGATGACGTTGGTTTCCTTCGCCTTGCTGAGTTCCTCACCCTTCACTTCCTCCAAGCCATAGCCGAGAGCCTTGCGGTCTCGTTTGATACCGAGGGCGGTAACAACTACCTCATTCAAGGCTTTACTATCCACTTGCATCTTGATTTTCATACCATTAACAGCTTTCACGGTCATCGTCTTGTAACCGACGTAGCTCACTTCGAGTGTAGCTCCAGGCTTGCAATTCAGCGTAAAGTTACCATCCAGATCGGTAACGACACCGTTTGTTGTACCAGTCACCTTCACGCTTGCACCAATCAAGGTTTCGCCAGTAGCATCCACTACTGTACCCTTGATACCTTGGTTCTGCTGAACGCTCATAGCAGCATTGTTCATCTGAGCAGCGAGGATGGCAGAAGTAGGCATCCACATCAAACCTGCACCGAGCATGCCGAGAAACATGGTTTTCTTTCTCATAATAGATATTTTGTTTTTAGTTTAACATTATTCTTTCCCAAAGATTCCTTCGAGAATCCAAGGAGCATTCACCTTCATACTCTTGAAACGATCGAAGATGCCATACTTCTCAGAGCCGTTGCCAAAGTGGTTGTTGTCCCAAACGAAAGTAGAGAAGCCTCGTTTGCGAGCCTCCGTAGTCAAGAACTTACAGTAGTAGGTCATGTTTTCATGCACTTTCACTGAGTTTGACTTATAGTGGTCGGTTACTCCCCATTCTCCTATTACGATACCCAGTCCTTTGTTACTCCATGTATTCATTGCCTTATCGAAGAAATCCGTCATCGTCTTCTCGTTTTCAGCAGGTATCTTGCCAACATCCTTGTAGGCATCACCCCAGTAATCGTAGGCGCAATCGCCGGCATAGCTCCATGGCTGATAGTAGTGGAATTCCACACTCATATAGTTGTTGCCATTGCCTTCGGCATCCTTCGGAATGACGAATCCTCCATTCTCGATACCAAACCAAGGGTTGCAAACGTAAGTCTGTAAGATGAGGTGGCGCTTGGCATTGTTGCCGCCTGTGGCACGAACCATATCCACGAATATCTGATTGTAAGCATTCTGCACTTCGAGGTTCTCGGCAGTAGGCTTGCTCCAGTTGTCCCTGACGTGAACCTCATTGGTACCGGCGAAAGCCAAGCGGCTGTCATAATTGGCAAACTCAGAGGCGATATTCATCCAGAGGAGCGCAAGCTTTTGGCAGTTTTCATCCTTATATTGATAGGTCGGACGACCTTCGAGCCATTTTTCATGATGC
The nucleotide sequence above comes from Prevotella melaninogenica ATCC 25845. Encoded proteins:
- a CDS encoding glycoside hydrolase family 5 protein — encoded protein: MKRNLLKICLLFVSMFTVFSCSASPSVVDTPDTSESIPTAKQWNKDVVGWNLGNEFECSAPGQDGESMQIGNPDGSIHAETAWGNPVVTKKMIQAVKKAGFNAIRIPIRWQCHITNAQAMSIDKAWIARIKEVVGWCLDNDLKVIINAHHEKWLEGRPTYQYKDENCQKLALLWMNIASEFANYDSRLAFAGTNEVHVRDNWSKPTAENLEVQNAYNQIFVDMVRATGGNNAKRHLILQTYVCNPWFGIENGGFVIPKDAEGNGNNYMSVEFHYYQPWSYAGDCAYDYWGDAYKDVGKIPAENEKTMTDFFDKAMNTWSNKGLGIVIGEWGVTDHYKSNSVKVHENMTYYCKFLTTEARKRGFSTFVWDNNHFGNGSEKYGIFDRFKSMKVNAPWILEGIFGKE